One stretch of Pararhizobium qamdonense DNA includes these proteins:
- the gloB gene encoding hydroxyacylglutathione hydrolase, translating into MAKLDIELFPCRTDNFGVLIHDPETGATASIDAPEEQPILDALKRRGWTLTHILTTHHHTDHVDANLALKTRYEATIIGPENEAKKIPGIDMTIGDGGDFEFAGHKVHVFETPGHTAGHICFYFPDDTLLFSADTLFALGCGRLFEGTPAQMWASLQKLMALPDDTVVYFGHEYTLSNARFAVTVDPDNAALKSRAAEIEALRAKGAFTAPTTLGLEKTTNPFLRPHDAAIRAHLYMDNASDAEVFAEIRKRKDNF; encoded by the coding sequence ATGGCCAAACTCGACATCGAACTGTTCCCATGCCGCACCGACAATTTCGGCGTGCTGATCCACGATCCGGAAACGGGCGCCACCGCCTCGATCGATGCGCCGGAGGAACAGCCGATCCTCGACGCTTTGAAACGCCGGGGCTGGACGCTGACGCATATTCTCACCACCCATCATCATACCGACCATGTGGACGCCAACCTGGCGCTGAAGACGCGCTATGAGGCGACGATCATCGGCCCGGAAAACGAAGCCAAGAAAATTCCCGGCATCGACATGACCATCGGTGATGGTGGTGACTTCGAATTTGCCGGCCACAAGGTGCATGTTTTCGAAACGCCGGGGCACACGGCCGGGCATATCTGTTTTTATTTTCCAGACGACACGCTGCTGTTTTCCGCCGACACGCTGTTTGCGCTCGGCTGCGGCCGCCTATTCGAAGGTACACCGGCGCAGATGTGGGCTTCGCTGCAGAAGCTGATGGCGTTGCCGGATGATACGGTGGTCTATTTCGGCCATGAATATACGCTGTCCAACGCCCGCTTTGCCGTCACCGTCGATCCGGATAATGCGGCGCTCAAATCTCGGGCGGCCGAGATCGAGGCGTTGCGCGCCAAGGGCGCCTTCACCGCGCCGACGACACTGGGACTGGAAAAGACCACCAACCCCTTCCTGCGGCCGCATGACGCGGCCATAAGGGCACATCTGTATATGGACAACGCATCGGACGCTGAGGTCTTTGCCGAAATCCGCAAGCGCAAGGACAATTTCTGA
- a CDS encoding class I SAM-dependent methyltransferase — translation MHADIVDLRQFYHSRLGRFAEQSIGMALSSVWARLPEERLVGLGYAVPYLDRFRADTERTFAFMPAGQGAVNWPVAELSSTALIFDEELPLPDSSIDRVLMVHSLEFAENPRETMKELWRILAPGGRLVIVVPNRRGVWARMEHTPFGSGRPYSRGQLTALLRETNFTPGASADALFFPPSKLKLILKMRQAFERIGRSLWPVFSGVIIVEAQKRLYQGLPVAARASRRVFVPVLAPQGVPTTRDVG, via the coding sequence ATGCATGCAGATATCGTCGACCTTCGCCAGTTCTATCATTCCCGCCTCGGGCGCTTTGCCGAACAATCGATCGGCATGGCGCTGTCGTCCGTGTGGGCGCGGTTGCCGGAAGAGCGATTGGTGGGGCTCGGATATGCCGTTCCCTATCTCGATCGTTTCCGCGCCGATACGGAGCGCACCTTTGCCTTCATGCCGGCGGGGCAGGGCGCGGTAAACTGGCCGGTGGCAGAGCTGTCCTCGACGGCGTTGATCTTCGACGAGGAATTGCCGCTGCCCGATTCGTCGATCGACCGGGTGCTGATGGTGCATTCGCTGGAATTTGCCGAAAATCCGCGCGAGACGATGAAAGAGCTCTGGCGCATTCTGGCGCCGGGCGGACGGCTGGTCATCGTCGTGCCGAATCGCCGTGGCGTCTGGGCGCGCATGGAGCACACGCCGTTTGGGTCAGGTAGGCCCTATTCGCGCGGACAGCTGACGGCACTGTTGCGCGAAACCAATTTCACCCCCGGCGCCTCCGCCGATGCCCTGTTTTTCCCGCCGTCGAAACTGAAACTGATCCTGAAGATGCGCCAGGCGTTCGAGCGTATCGGCCGCTCGCTCTGGCCGGTCTTTTCCGGCGTCATCATCGTCGAGGCGCAAAAACGGCTCTACCAGGGCCTTCCGGTCGCCGCGCGCGCCTCGCGCCGGGTCTTCGTGCCGGTGCTGGCGCCACAGGGCGTTCCGACGACGCGGGATGTTGGGTAG
- the hisC gene encoding histidinol-phosphate transaminase gives MSADIQSPTPRPGILDIAAYVPGKEHAPGVAKVYKLSSNETPLGPSPKAIEAFQKAAAKLEIYPDGQAIELREAIASVYGLNIANLMCGNGSDELLGLLCHVYLAPGDEAIITEHGFLVYKIQIMGAGATPVTVKENDCQVTVDAILAAVTPNTKMVFLANPGNPTGTYVPVDEVRRLQAGLPKNVILVLDAAYAEYVRRNDYEAGLELVSSNRNVVMTRTFSKIHGLAALRIGWMYAPLAIIDALNRVRGPFNMNAPAIAAGAAAIRDQAFAAAAVEHNQLWLGKLTDALSALGLRVTPSVTNFVLIHFPDLDGKRAPEADEFLTSRGFILRAVRGYGLPNALRMTVGSAEANEGVIAALTEFMGRA, from the coding sequence ATGAGCGCAGACATCCAGAGCCCCACGCCACGCCCCGGTATCCTTGATATTGCCGCTTACGTGCCGGGCAAGGAGCATGCGCCGGGTGTCGCCAAGGTCTATAAGCTGTCTTCGAACGAGACCCCTCTGGGGCCAAGCCCGAAGGCGATCGAGGCCTTCCAGAAGGCTGCGGCCAAGCTTGAAATCTATCCGGACGGCCAGGCAATCGAATTGCGCGAGGCGATCGCCTCCGTCTATGGCCTCAACATCGCCAACCTGATGTGCGGCAACGGGTCCGATGAACTGCTCGGCCTGCTCTGCCACGTCTATCTGGCGCCCGGCGATGAGGCGATCATCACCGAGCATGGGTTCCTGGTTTACAAGATCCAGATCATGGGGGCCGGCGCGACGCCGGTCACCGTGAAGGAAAACGATTGCCAGGTCACTGTCGATGCGATCCTCGCTGCGGTCACGCCGAACACCAAAATGGTCTTCCTTGCCAATCCCGGCAACCCGACGGGCACCTATGTTCCGGTCGACGAAGTGCGCCGCCTGCAGGCCGGCCTGCCGAAGAACGTCATCCTGGTTCTCGACGCTGCCTATGCCGAATATGTCCGCCGCAATGATTATGAGGCGGGCCTCGAGCTGGTGTCGTCCAACCGGAACGTGGTGATGACCCGCACGTTTTCGAAGATCCACGGGCTTGCAGCGCTCAGGATCGGCTGGATGTATGCGCCGCTTGCCATCATCGATGCGCTGAACCGGGTGCGCGGGCCATTCAACATGAATGCGCCGGCCATCGCCGCCGGTGCCGCTGCGATCCGCGATCAGGCTTTTGCCGCAGCTGCGGTCGAGCACAATCAGCTTTGGCTCGGCAAACTTACCGATGCGCTCTCGGCGCTTGGCCTGCGCGTGACGCCGTCGGTCACCAATTTCGTGCTGATCCATTTCCCCGATCTCGACGGCAAGCGTGCGCCGGAGGCCGATGAATTCCTGACCAGCCGTGGCTTCATCCTGCGCGCGGTGCGTGGCTATGGTCTGCCCAATGCGCTGCGCATGACCGTCGGCTCGGCCGAGGCCAATGAGGGCGTGATTGCTGCACTCACCGAATTTATGGGCCGGGCGTGA
- a CDS encoding prephenate/arogenate dehydrogenase family protein, translating to MMAQQFETIALIGIGLIGSSIAREIKDKGLAGTVVVSTRSDATLKRAEQLNLGDRYTTSAADAVKDADLVIVSVPVGASGAVAAEIAPNLKPGAIVTDVGSTKGSVIAQMAPHMPQGVHFIPGHPIAGTEYSGPDAGFIGLFKGRWCILTPLPDTDETAKAKLRTFWETLGSMVDDMDPEHHDKVLAIVSHLPHIIAYNIVGTADDLEAVTESEVIKYSASGFRDFTRLAASDPTMWRDVCLHNKDAILEMLSRFSEDLAYLQRAIRWGDGDKLFDLFTRTRAIRRSIVQAGQDTDMADFGRHAMDQK from the coding sequence GTGATGGCACAGCAATTCGAAACCATCGCGCTGATCGGCATCGGCCTGATCGGCTCGTCGATCGCCCGCGAGATCAAGGACAAGGGCCTCGCCGGTACCGTCGTGGTCTCGACGCGCAGCGACGCGACGCTGAAGCGGGCAGAGCAGCTGAACCTGGGCGACCGCTACACGACATCGGCGGCCGATGCGGTGAAAGATGCCGATCTGGTCATCGTCTCGGTGCCGGTCGGCGCTTCCGGCGCTGTCGCTGCCGAGATTGCGCCGAACCTCAAGCCGGGCGCCATCGTCACCGATGTCGGCTCGACCAAAGGCTCTGTCATTGCCCAGATGGCACCGCATATGCCGCAGGGCGTGCATTTCATCCCCGGCCATCCGATTGCAGGTACCGAATATTCCGGCCCGGATGCCGGCTTTATCGGCCTGTTCAAGGGCCGCTGGTGCATCCTGACGCCGCTGCCGGATACTGACGAAACCGCCAAGGCCAAGCTGCGGACGTTCTGGGAAACGCTGGGCTCGATGGTCGATGACATGGACCCAGAGCATCACGACAAGGTTCTGGCGATCGTCTCGCATCTTCCGCATATCATCGCCTACAATATTGTCGGCACGGCGGATGATCTGGAAGCGGTGACCGAATCCGAAGTGATCAAATATTCGGCCTCGGGTTTCCGCGACTTCACCCGTCTTGCAGCATCAGACCCGACCATGTGGCGCGATGTCTGCCTGCACAACAAGGATGCGATCCTCGAAATGCTATCACGCTTTTCCGAGGACCTTGCTTATCTGCAACGGGCGATCCGCTGGGGCGACGGCGACAAGCTGTTCGACCTCTTCACCCGCACCCGCGCCATCCGCCGCTCGATCGTTCAGGCGGGCCAGGATACGGACATGGCTGACTTCGGCCGGCATGCGATGGATCAGAAGTAG